One window from the genome of Echinicola vietnamensis DSM 17526 encodes:
- a CDS encoding transglycosylase SLT domain-containing protein, translating to MCLLAFLLGCGEEIQKKKKAPPYWESPVQLDLEGIKKRGFIRAVVDNSSTSYYIYRGRRMGYEYELLRNLAKQLDVQLRLIVNEDIEKAYQLLNKGKADIVAINLVVNEDRKKYGSFTSKLNLLSSVLVQNRKKEVLDSLQQLDQKTVHVRKSAVYKDQLLQLEDSLQIDIDIVEAPKNSDELVDEVVRENIDFTLVDEDLALVNSTYYSEINIDLQINSPSPVAWLVRKNAPNLLAAVNDWIEKGTQSTYFAILYGKYFLNKKNSYYRNKSPFSSISGDQISKYDEIIKEGADYLGWDWRLLASLVYKESRFNTEATSYAGAKGLLQLMPVTLERFGVDNPNDPSQSLMGGVKYLKYLDKFWLERVPETNERIKFILASYNVGHGHVNDAWRLALKFGKDTRTWSNVAYYLERKSQPKYYRDPVVRSGYAKGHLAVAYVRDILSIYESYRILVDPYPREIEDKTLAKK from the coding sequence ATGTGTTTGCTTGCCTTTTTGTTGGGATGTGGGGAAGAAATTCAAAAGAAAAAGAAGGCTCCCCCCTACTGGGAGAGCCCCGTACAATTGGACCTGGAAGGAATCAAAAAGCGAGGATTCATCAGGGCAGTCGTGGACAATTCCTCCACGAGCTATTATATCTATCGGGGTCGACGGATGGGCTATGAATACGAACTCCTTCGCAATTTGGCCAAGCAATTGGATGTACAGCTGAGACTTATCGTCAATGAAGACATCGAGAAAGCCTACCAATTGCTCAACAAAGGAAAGGCAGATATCGTGGCCATTAATTTGGTCGTCAATGAGGATCGAAAAAAATACGGAAGCTTTACCTCCAAGCTTAACTTACTGTCCTCCGTTCTCGTCCAAAACCGCAAAAAAGAGGTGTTGGATTCGCTTCAACAGCTGGACCAAAAAACTGTACACGTAAGGAAATCGGCAGTCTATAAGGACCAACTCTTGCAATTGGAAGACAGTTTGCAAATAGATATTGACATCGTCGAGGCCCCCAAAAACTCAGACGAGTTAGTGGACGAAGTGGTGCGGGAAAATATCGACTTCACCTTGGTGGACGAAGATTTAGCACTGGTCAACTCCACCTATTACAGTGAAATCAACATTGACTTACAGATCAACTCACCTTCCCCGGTCGCTTGGCTCGTACGGAAAAACGCTCCAAACCTTTTGGCAGCAGTGAACGATTGGATAGAAAAAGGCACACAATCCACTTATTTTGCCATCCTTTACGGGAAATATTTCCTGAACAAGAAAAACAGCTACTACCGAAACAAAAGCCCCTTTTCTTCTATTTCAGGCGATCAAATATCCAAATATGATGAGATAATCAAGGAAGGAGCCGACTATTTGGGATGGGACTGGAGGCTGTTAGCTTCCCTTGTTTACAAGGAATCCAGGTTTAATACCGAAGCCACCAGCTATGCCGGGGCCAAAGGGCTTTTACAGCTGATGCCTGTTACGTTAGAGCGGTTTGGTGTCGATAACCCCAATGATCCTTCCCAAAGCCTGATGGGGGGAGTCAAGTACCTCAAGTACTTGGATAAATTCTGGCTCGAGCGAGTTCCAGAGACCAATGAACGAATTAAGTTTATCCTAGCCTCTTACAATGTAGGCCATGGCCACGTAAATGATGCTTGGAGGCTTGCCTTGAAATTCGGAAAGGATACTCGTACTTGGAGCAATGTAGCTTATTACCTGGAGCGAAAATCCCAACCGAAATATTACCGCGACCCAGTGGTCAGAAGCGGATATGCTAAAGGGCACCTCGCGGTGGCGTACGTGCGGGACATCCTAAGCATCTATGAGTCCTACAGGATATTGGTAGACCCTTATCCCCGTGAAATCGAAGATAAAACCCTCGCAAAAAAATAA
- a CDS encoding glycine--tRNA ligase — MAKTEQATENAQLKDIISHAKEYGFVYPSSEIYDGLQAVYDYGAYGVELKNNLKRLWWESMTRLNDNIVGIDAAIFMHPTTWKASGHVDSFNDPMIDNKDSKKRYRADVLIEEKAATLERAGKEEEAKSLLAAMGKLLEAEDLEGVRDLIINEDITCPISGTSNWTDVRQFNLMFATQVGSVAEDASTIYLRPETAQGIFVNFLNVQKTARMKVPFGIAQIGKAFRNEIVARQFIFRMREFEQMEMQYFVRPGTELDWYKTWSETRLKWHKALGVPEEKLRTHDHDKLAHYANAAMDIEFDFPFGFKEVEGIHSRTDFDLKSHQEYSKKKQQYFDPEVNQNYIPYVIETSIGADRLFLMTLCNAFVEEEQEGKKRTYLKFHPSIAPVKAAILPLTKKDGLPDKGREIFDKLKYDFNVVYEEAASIGKRYTRQDLIGTPFCIAVDHQTLEDNTVTIRHRDTTEQERVHIDELHGKLGTATSFKNIFDKI; from the coding sequence ATGGCAAAGACAGAACAAGCAACCGAAAATGCACAATTGAAGGATATTATCTCACATGCCAAGGAATATGGTTTTGTGTATCCTTCATCCGAAATATATGATGGACTTCAGGCCGTTTATGATTATGGTGCCTATGGAGTGGAGCTTAAAAATAACCTAAAGCGCTTGTGGTGGGAGTCCATGACGCGGTTAAATGATAATATAGTTGGGATCGATGCAGCCATTTTTATGCATCCCACTACGTGGAAAGCTTCCGGTCACGTGGACAGCTTTAATGATCCCATGATCGATAATAAAGACAGTAAAAAGCGCTACCGTGCGGATGTGCTGATTGAAGAGAAAGCTGCTACACTGGAAAGGGCCGGGAAAGAGGAAGAAGCTAAGTCCTTACTGGCCGCCATGGGCAAGCTGTTAGAAGCAGAAGACCTTGAAGGTGTCCGTGACCTGATCATAAATGAGGACATCACCTGTCCGATCAGTGGCACGTCCAATTGGACGGATGTGCGTCAATTTAACCTGATGTTTGCCACGCAGGTAGGTTCTGTGGCCGAAGATGCTTCCACCATTTACCTCAGGCCAGAAACGGCTCAAGGGATATTTGTCAATTTCCTGAACGTGCAAAAGACGGCCCGTATGAAAGTGCCTTTTGGCATTGCCCAAATAGGAAAAGCTTTCAGAAATGAAATTGTGGCGCGTCAGTTTATTTTCCGAATGCGGGAATTCGAACAGATGGAAATGCAGTACTTCGTCCGGCCTGGTACGGAGCTGGACTGGTATAAGACGTGGTCCGAAACCCGACTTAAGTGGCACAAAGCACTGGGGGTACCCGAGGAGAAGCTCAGGACACACGATCACGATAAATTGGCGCATTATGCCAATGCTGCGATGGATATTGAGTTTGATTTCCCCTTTGGGTTCAAAGAGGTGGAAGGAATTCATTCCAGGACGGACTTTGACTTGAAAAGCCATCAGGAATACTCCAAAAAGAAACAGCAGTACTTTGATCCAGAGGTAAACCAAAATTATATCCCTTATGTAATCGAGACCTCAATTGGTGCGGACAGGCTTTTCTTGATGACCCTTTGCAATGCATTTGTGGAGGAAGAGCAGGAAGGTAAAAAGCGTACCTACCTTAAATTTCATCCTTCCATTGCCCCTGTTAAGGCGGCCATTCTTCCACTTACGAAAAAGGACGGATTGCCGGATAAGGGAAGGGAAATTTTCGATAAATTGAAGTACGATTTTAACGTGGTCTATGAGGAAGCGGCTTCTATCGGTAAGCGCTATACTCGTCAAGACCTGATAGGTACGCCATTTTGTATAGCGGTGGACCATCAGACCCTTGAAGACAATACCGTGACCATTCGTCATCGTGACACGACCGAGCAGGAGCGTGTGCATATAGACGAGCTACATGGTAAATTAGGGACTGCTACAAGCTTTAAAAATATCTTTGACAAAATTTGA
- a CDS encoding LytR/AlgR family response regulator transcription factor, giving the protein MKVGIIDDEVHCVESLVLELMQFKEEVEIVFSTSKVEEALEALSTSSIDLMFLDVEMPRINGFELLDMIDEVYFEVVFTTAYSQYALKAFQYKAFDYLLKPIGHHELAEVLKKYKGYHQHLKKEREVDLMEFISSLKKDNIIKSKIAVPVSEGLEFIKVDEIIYAQSQNNYTILHLHDNTTLLFSKTLKEVERTLKKYFFIRIHQSYLINPNYMKKYFRHDGGGVQMENGKSLPISQRKKEEIITLFEAIAKNKSL; this is encoded by the coding sequence ATGAAAGTAGGGATAATCGACGATGAAGTCCACTGTGTGGAAAGCTTGGTACTTGAACTAATGCAGTTTAAGGAAGAAGTAGAAATCGTTTTTTCCACCTCAAAAGTAGAAGAGGCACTGGAAGCCCTAAGTACATCCTCCATCGACCTGATGTTTTTGGATGTAGAGATGCCGCGAATCAACGGTTTTGAACTCTTGGACATGATCGATGAGGTATATTTTGAGGTGGTATTCACCACAGCCTATAGCCAATACGCCCTAAAAGCCTTTCAATACAAAGCATTTGACTACTTGCTCAAACCCATTGGTCATCATGAGCTTGCCGAAGTATTGAAGAAATACAAGGGCTACCACCAACACCTCAAAAAAGAGCGTGAAGTCGATTTGATGGAATTCATTTCCTCGCTGAAAAAAGATAATATCATCAAGTCCAAAATTGCCGTTCCCGTGAGCGAAGGACTGGAGTTTATTAAAGTGGACGAGATCATTTATGCCCAAAGTCAAAACAATTACACTATCCTTCATTTACATGACAACACGACGCTTCTATTCAGCAAAACCCTAAAAGAAGTAGAAAGAACGCTGAAAAAGTATTTTTTTATTAGAATCCACCAATCCTATTTGATCAACCCAAATTATATGAAAAAGTATTTTCGTCATGATGGAGGAGGAGTACAGATGGAAAATGGAAAATCCCTACCTATAAGTCAGCGAAAGAAAGAGGAGATCATTACGCTCTTTGAAGCAATCGCCAAGAATAAATCACTCTAA
- a CDS encoding galactokinase, translating to MNPGIIRSAFEELFDKKPIVVKSPGRINLIGEHTDYNEGFVLPAAINKEIVIAVQKNDSDECRLFSQDFQESLTFDLHDFERMEGGWGNYVMGVVAQLQQAGYPIEGFDLVFGGDVPVGAGLSSSAAVENGVCLALSELFGLGLERLDMLKFAQKAEHEFAGVQCGIMDQFASMMGKDNHAIRLDCRSLEYSYFPIDLGDYQIILCDTQVKHSLADSAYNDRRRECQAGVAAVQQTNQTVKSLRDVTLELLEETKSKISEVVFRRCKFVIEENARLLKGCELLEKGDIKGFGQQMYGSHDGLSGLYEVSCKELDFLADFAKSRETVAGARMMGGGFGGCTINLVEKGAKETFEKEVAAAYEKAFGKSLQIYEVEVTDGTRVVG from the coding sequence ATGAACCCAGGAATTATCCGGTCAGCATTCGAAGAATTGTTTGACAAAAAACCTATTGTCGTAAAATCTCCCGGCAGGATCAACCTGATCGGGGAGCATACCGATTATAACGAAGGCTTTGTCCTTCCCGCAGCGATCAACAAGGAAATCGTCATTGCCGTCCAAAAGAATGACAGTGATGAATGCCGCTTATTTTCCCAGGATTTTCAGGAATCCCTGACCTTTGACCTTCATGATTTTGAGCGAATGGAAGGTGGTTGGGGCAATTATGTGATGGGCGTCGTGGCCCAGTTGCAGCAGGCAGGCTACCCCATCGAGGGCTTTGACCTGGTGTTTGGGGGAGATGTACCGGTGGGTGCTGGATTGTCTTCCTCTGCAGCAGTGGAAAACGGTGTCTGCCTGGCGTTGTCCGAGCTGTTTGGGCTAGGGCTGGAGCGATTGGACATGCTGAAGTTTGCCCAGAAAGCTGAGCATGAATTTGCCGGTGTCCAGTGCGGGATCATGGACCAGTTTGCCTCCATGATGGGCAAGGATAACCATGCTATTCGCTTGGACTGCCGTTCCCTGGAATACAGCTATTTTCCGATCGACCTAGGAGATTACCAGATCATCCTGTGTGACACGCAAGTGAAACATTCCTTGGCCGATTCAGCCTATAACGACCGCAGAAGGGAGTGCCAAGCAGGTGTAGCCGCTGTTCAGCAGACCAATCAAACCGTCAAGAGTCTCCGTGATGTAACGCTGGAACTACTGGAAGAGACCAAGTCCAAAATCAGCGAAGTGGTCTTCAGGCGATGCAAATTTGTGATTGAGGAAAATGCCCGTTTGCTCAAAGGCTGTGAGTTGTTGGAAAAAGGCGATATCAAAGGATTCGGCCAGCAGATGTACGGCTCCCATGACGGCCTTTCAGGGCTATACGAGGTGAGCTGTAAGGAATTGGATTTTTTGGCTGATTTTGCCAAGTCCCGTGAGACGGTTGCCGGTGCCCGGATGATGGGCGGTGGCTTTGGTGGCTGCACCATTAATCTAGTCGAAAAAGGTGCTAAGGAAACGTTTGAAAAAGAAGTGGCCGCAGCCTATGAAAAAGCCTTCGGAAAATCACTCCAAATCTACGAAGTAGAGGTCACGGATGGCACGAGAGTAGTCGGATAG
- the metK gene encoding methionine adenosyltransferase codes for MPYLFTSESVSEGHPDKISDQISDALIDNFLAFDPQSKVACETLVTTGQVVLAGEVKSNTYLDVQKIARDVINRIGYVKGEYMFDGSSCGVLSAIHDQSPDINQGVDRTSPEEQGAGDQGMMFGYATNETQNYMPLALDVSHRLLKELANLRRENKEITYLRPDAKAQVTIEYSDDNVPQRIKTIVISTQHDEFADEPAMLKKIKEDLISILIPRVKAQLIPEIQALFTDDITYHINPTGKFVIGGPHGDAGLTGRKIIVDTYGGKGAHGGGAFSGKDPSKVDRSAAYATRHIAKNMVAAGIADEVLVQVSYAIGVAEPMGIYINTYGTSKVDLKDGVIAEKIQKIFDMRPYAIEQRLKLRNPIYEETAAYGHMGRTNEVVQKTFVSPDGTSLTLDVELFTWEKLDYVDRLKKEFDL; via the coding sequence ATGCCTTATTTATTTACCTCGGAGTCTGTTTCTGAGGGACATCCTGATAAAATTTCTGATCAGATATCAGATGCATTGATTGATAATTTTTTGGCGTTTGATCCTCAGTCCAAGGTGGCTTGCGAAACCTTGGTGACCACAGGCCAGGTGGTCTTGGCAGGAGAGGTGAAGTCCAATACTTACCTTGATGTCCAGAAAATTGCCCGTGATGTGATCAATAGGATCGGTTATGTGAAGGGAGAGTACATGTTTGACGGGAGCTCTTGTGGTGTGCTTTCAGCTATTCACGACCAGTCTCCTGATATCAACCAAGGTGTGGATCGGACAAGCCCAGAAGAACAAGGCGCTGGTGATCAGGGTATGATGTTCGGATATGCGACGAACGAAACACAGAACTATATGCCATTGGCATTGGATGTTTCCCATAGGTTGTTGAAAGAGTTGGCTAACTTGAGGAGGGAAAATAAGGAAATCACTTATCTCCGTCCAGATGCCAAAGCACAGGTGACGATCGAATACAGCGACGACAATGTGCCACAGCGGATCAAGACCATCGTGATCTCTACCCAGCACGATGAATTTGCGGATGAGCCGGCCATGCTGAAGAAAATCAAGGAGGACCTGATCAGTATTTTGATCCCACGTGTGAAGGCACAGCTGATCCCGGAAATCCAGGCGCTCTTTACCGATGACATCACCTACCATATCAATCCTACAGGTAAATTTGTGATCGGCGGACCCCATGGAGATGCGGGCTTGACAGGCCGTAAAATTATTGTGGATACTTATGGTGGAAAAGGCGCTCATGGAGGAGGGGCATTCTCCGGAAAGGATCCCTCAAAAGTGGATCGCTCTGCAGCTTATGCTACCCGTCATATCGCCAAAAATATGGTGGCAGCGGGAATAGCCGATGAGGTGTTGGTTCAGGTGTCCTATGCCATCGGCGTAGCCGAGCCAATGGGCATATATATCAATACTTACGGCACCAGTAAAGTGGACCTGAAGGACGGGGTAATCGCTGAAAAGATCCAGAAGATTTTTGATATGCGTCCATATGCCATTGAGCAAAGGCTGAAGCTTCGTAATCCTATTTATGAAGAAACGGCTGCCTACGGCCACATGGGAAGAACGAACGAAGTGGTGCAAAAGACCTTTGTTTCTCCGGATGGCACTTCGCTAACCTTGGATGTGGAGTTGTTTACCTGGGAAAAACTGGATTATGTGGACAGGCTGAAAAAGGAGTTTGACCTTTAA
- a CDS encoding S9 family peptidase, with amino-acid sequence MNRISIFALAALMISMCTEIYAQQKEVSLASIFKEGVFNQKSVRGINWMKDGQYYSSLKKEDGVTQVVKMNVSTGEQEEVLIDGNKLGIEFSSYSFNNDETKALVATEVESIYRRSSKGVFYVVDIASGVSQKLMDGEKISYATLSPDNTKVAFVKDNDLYYITLEDNKVHQVTHDGEWNKIINGSADWVYEEEFSMAQAFEWSPDGQKIAYIRFDESAVPEYNMQLWGPLYPQDYKFKYPKAGEKNSAVSIHVYDLGADESTKMDAGEETDIYLPRIYWTGNSETLAFIRLNRLQNQLDLLHANTATGDSKVILTEKATTYVDLNYNDNLLYLKDGSGFLRTSEQDGFKHIYHHDMNGALIQQVTSGDWEVTEVVGVNEKSKKIYFVSTEQSPLERNLYVIKLNGKGKKELTPAKGTHGINMSRDQKYFIDYFSTANKPLHVTLNNAKGETIKVLEDNKALKDRLDGYALSDKEFFQFQTVDGTQLNGYMIKPADFDETKEHPVLMYVYGGPGSENVRNAWGGTRDFWHHHLAAEGYIVVCVDNRGTGGRGRAFKHATYAQLGNLEVQDQIAGAKYLASLPYVDGARIGIWGWSYGGYMSSLSLMLGNDVFKTAIAVAPVTTWRYYDTIYTERYLQTPQLNPSGYDDYSPLTHVDKLKGNFLLIHGTGDDNVHFQNSVALLDALVAADKQFETFYYPNRNHGIYGGNTTWHLYNLMTNFIKEKL; translated from the coding sequence ATGAACCGAATAAGCATTTTCGCGCTAGCGGCATTAATGATCAGTATGTGTACAGAAATCTACGCACAGCAAAAGGAGGTATCCTTAGCTTCCATTTTCAAAGAAGGAGTGTTTAATCAGAAGTCTGTCAGAGGCATCAATTGGATGAAAGATGGGCAGTACTACAGTTCCTTGAAAAAAGAGGATGGCGTCACTCAGGTGGTAAAGATGAATGTCAGTACGGGTGAGCAGGAGGAAGTCCTGATAGACGGCAATAAGCTGGGCATTGAATTTTCCAGCTATTCTTTTAACAATGACGAGACCAAGGCTTTGGTGGCCACTGAGGTGGAGAGCATTTATAGAAGGTCTTCCAAGGGTGTTTTTTATGTCGTAGACATTGCTTCAGGGGTGTCCCAAAAGCTGATGGATGGAGAAAAAATATCCTATGCTACCCTTTCGCCAGATAATACCAAGGTGGCCTTTGTGAAGGACAATGACCTATACTATATCACTTTAGAGGATAACAAGGTACATCAAGTGACGCACGATGGTGAGTGGAACAAGATTATCAATGGCTCGGCCGACTGGGTATATGAAGAGGAATTTTCCATGGCCCAAGCGTTTGAGTGGTCTCCAGACGGACAGAAAATTGCCTATATCCGCTTTGATGAATCAGCCGTCCCTGAGTATAACATGCAGCTTTGGGGGCCCTTGTATCCACAGGATTATAAGTTTAAATATCCAAAAGCAGGGGAGAAAAATTCAGCCGTGAGCATTCACGTGTACGACCTTGGGGCGGATGAAAGCACCAAGATGGACGCCGGTGAAGAGACAGACATTTACTTGCCCCGAATTTACTGGACTGGCAACAGTGAGACCTTGGCATTTATCCGTCTCAACAGACTTCAAAATCAGCTGGACCTTTTGCATGCCAATACAGCTACAGGAGACAGCAAGGTGATATTGACCGAGAAAGCGACTACTTACGTCGACCTCAACTATAATGATAACCTTCTTTACCTGAAGGATGGTAGTGGTTTTTTGCGAACTTCCGAGCAAGATGGGTTTAAGCATATTTACCATCATGATATGAACGGTGCGTTGATTCAGCAGGTGACCTCAGGAGACTGGGAAGTAACCGAAGTGGTCGGCGTGAATGAAAAGTCCAAGAAGATTTACTTTGTTTCTACTGAGCAGTCTCCCTTGGAGCGAAACCTTTATGTGATCAAGCTGAATGGAAAAGGCAAAAAGGAACTCACTCCTGCCAAAGGAACCCACGGGATCAACATGAGCCGCGATCAAAAGTACTTTATCGATTATTTTTCCACTGCAAACAAACCCCTGCATGTCACCTTAAACAATGCCAAGGGCGAAACCATTAAAGTGCTCGAGGACAATAAGGCCTTAAAAGACCGTTTGGATGGCTATGCACTTAGTGATAAGGAGTTTTTCCAATTTCAAACCGTAGACGGCACACAGCTAAACGGCTATATGATTAAGCCAGCAGATTTTGATGAGACAAAAGAGCATCCTGTATTGATGTATGTTTATGGAGGGCCAGGCTCCGAAAACGTGCGAAATGCTTGGGGAGGTACCCGGGATTTTTGGCATCATCACTTGGCAGCAGAAGGCTATATCGTCGTGTGTGTGGATAACCGTGGAACGGGAGGAAGAGGCCGCGCCTTTAAGCATGCCACCTATGCACAGCTGGGCAATCTGGAGGTCCAAGACCAAATAGCGGGGGCCAAATACTTGGCTTCTTTGCCGTATGTGGATGGCGCGCGTATCGGTATTTGGGGCTGGTCTTATGGAGGTTACATGAGTTCTCTCTCCCTTATGCTGGGCAATGATGTCTTCAAAACGGCCATTGCCGTAGCGCCAGTAACCACCTGGAGATATTATGACACCATTTATACCGAGCGGTATTTGCAGACGCCTCAGCTGAATCCATCTGGATATGATGATTATAGCCCACTTACCCATGTGGACAAGTTGAAGGGAAATTTCCTTTTGATCCATGGTACAGGAGATGACAATGTCCATTTCCAAAACTCAGTGGCTTTGTTGGATGCATTAGTGGCTGCAGACAAGCAGTTTGAAACCTTTTATTATCCAAATAGAAACCATGGAATTTATGGTGGCAATACCACTTGGCACCTCTATAACCTGATGACCAATTTCATCAAGGAAAAGCTGTAA
- a CDS encoding D-alanine--D-alanine ligase, protein MKKKIALVTGGFTGESVVSLKSAAVVETQIDRERYDVYKIIIEKENWFYAAEDGTPSLVDLNDFSIQVDGKKVTFDGVFNILHGSPGEDGKLAGYFDMVGLPYTTCDALTSAITMNKGYTKAIVQDIEGLEVANSLQLFKNSPKNTQRVIDELTLPYFVKPNNGGSSIGMSKVKSEGEVQEALDKAFAEDNQVLIEEFVSGREFSIGMYMVNGEVIVLPATEIVSSKEFFDFEAKYTAGVTEEITPGRMSEEEVNRVREVARKVYLKLNCKGAVRMDYFLEKETGKIFFIEINTVPGQTETSLISQQVRAIGKTVKEFYTEIIEEMWKQ, encoded by the coding sequence ATGAAGAAAAAAATTGCATTGGTCACCGGTGGCTTTACCGGAGAATCGGTCGTTTCACTAAAAAGTGCCGCGGTAGTAGAAACCCAAATCGATAGGGAGCGCTATGATGTCTATAAAATCATCATTGAAAAGGAAAATTGGTTTTATGCCGCTGAAGACGGAACCCCTTCCCTTGTCGATTTAAATGACTTTTCCATTCAGGTGGATGGTAAAAAGGTCACTTTTGATGGTGTTTTTAACATCCTCCACGGCTCACCGGGAGAGGATGGCAAACTTGCTGGATACTTTGACATGGTAGGCCTCCCTTACACTACTTGTGACGCCCTGACCTCTGCGATCACCATGAACAAAGGCTACACCAAGGCCATAGTACAGGACATCGAAGGACTGGAAGTGGCCAATTCCCTCCAGCTGTTCAAAAACTCCCCCAAAAACACCCAGCGCGTCATCGATGAGCTTACCCTTCCTTATTTCGTCAAACCCAATAATGGCGGTAGCAGTATCGGCATGAGTAAGGTAAAAAGCGAAGGAGAAGTCCAAGAAGCCTTGGACAAAGCCTTTGCAGAAGACAACCAAGTGCTGATCGAAGAGTTTGTTTCCGGCAGGGAATTTTCCATCGGCATGTACATGGTAAATGGCGAAGTCATCGTCCTCCCTGCTACGGAAATTGTCAGCTCCAAAGAGTTTTTTGACTTTGAAGCCAAATATACTGCGGGTGTCACAGAGGAAATCACCCCCGGAAGGATGTCCGAGGAAGAGGTCAATAGGGTAAGGGAAGTGGCCAGAAAGGTCTACCTCAAACTCAACTGCAAAGGCGCTGTGCGTATGGATTACTTCCTCGAAAAGGAAACCGGAAAAATCTTCTTTATCGAAATCAATACGGTTCCCGGCCAAACGGAAACCAGCCTTATCTCACAGCAAGTACGTGCCATCGGCAAGACTGTCAAAGAATTCTACACGGAGATTATTGAGGAAATGTGGAAGCAATAA
- a CDS encoding UDP-glucose--hexose-1-phosphate uridylyltransferase has translation MTDFNFEDHSHRRYNPFTGDWLQVSPHRGKRPWQGQEEDTAEAQKPAYDEKCYLCPGNTRINGEKNPDYTGAYVFQNDFGALTSDIPQGEMSEGEFFRAKSERGICKVICFSPRHDLTIPELDVQAITKVVELWKKEYQELGGKDFINHVQIFENKGSVMGCSNPHPHGQIWAQESIPVEPAKKQVKFGEYYQKYGRSMVLDYVYEELKKGERILFENDYFVGLVPFWAVWPFEAMIAPKTHIASLSEMDAAQMEALADAYRQLAIMYDNVFKVSFPYSAGIHQAPTDGQNHPEWDLHMVFYPPLLRSATVKKFMVGYEMLANPQRDITAESAVKILKSQPKEHYKV, from the coding sequence ATGACTGATTTTAATTTCGAAGACCATAGTCATAGAAGATATAATCCATTTACCGGTGACTGGCTGCAGGTATCCCCGCATCGTGGCAAGCGGCCTTGGCAGGGACAAGAAGAAGATACCGCCGAAGCACAAAAGCCTGCCTATGACGAAAAGTGCTACTTGTGTCCCGGTAATACCCGGATAAATGGAGAGAAAAACCCTGATTATACCGGTGCATATGTGTTTCAGAATGATTTTGGGGCATTGACTTCCGATATTCCTCAGGGAGAAATGTCCGAAGGAGAATTCTTCAGGGCCAAAAGTGAACGGGGGATCTGTAAGGTGATCTGCTTTTCGCCCCGCCATGACCTGACCATTCCCGAACTGGACGTACAGGCCATTACGAAGGTGGTGGAGCTATGGAAGAAAGAATACCAGGAATTGGGCGGTAAAGATTTTATCAATCATGTCCAGATATTCGAAAACAAAGGTTCGGTGATGGGCTGCTCCAATCCACATCCCCATGGCCAGATCTGGGCACAGGAATCCATCCCAGTGGAGCCGGCCAAAAAGCAGGTGAAGTTTGGTGAATATTACCAAAAATATGGACGTAGTATGGTGCTGGACTATGTGTACGAGGAGCTCAAGAAAGGAGAACGTATTCTATTCGAAAATGATTATTTCGTGGGCTTGGTACCATTTTGGGCGGTTTGGCCTTTTGAGGCGATGATTGCGCCTAAGACGCATATTGCTTCCCTTTCCGAAATGGACGCTGCACAAATGGAAGCTTTGGCGGATGCCTACCGTCAGCTGGCGATCATGTATGACAATGTCTTCAAGGTGTCTTTTCCGTATTCGGCAGGGATCCATCAAGCTCCCACAGATGGCCAAAACCATCCAGAATGGGACCTGCACATGGTGTTCTATCCGCCACTGTTACGCTCTGCGACCGTGAAGAAATTTATGGTCGGCTACGAGATGCTGGCCAATCCACAACGGGATATCACCGCAGAATCAGCTGTGAAGATCTTGAAGAGCCAGCCAAAGGAGCATTATAAGGTCTAA